In Methanofollis aquaemaris, the genomic window ATTGGAGTGAAGAACCATGATACGTTGCGAACATCTTTGCAAGGTCTACAACGGCGTCCCGGCCGTCGACGACCTCTGCCTGGAGGTGCCTGAGGGGGAGGTCTTCGGCCTCCTCGGCCCGAACGGCGCCGGTAAGAGCACCACCATCCTCATGCTCACCGGCCTCATCGAGCCTACGTCGGGCGCCTGTTATATCGACGACCTCGAGGTCGCCACCCACCCCATCGAGGTCAAGAAGAAGATCGGATACATGCCCGAAGACGTCGGGTTCTACCCCACCCTCACCGCCGAGGAGAACCTCGAGTACTCCGCAAAACTCTATGGCATGGGAAAGGAACGAAAAGAGCGGATCAAAGAACTCCTCGAACTCGTCGGCCTCGAGAAGGTCACCAAGGAGGTCGGCGGGTTCTCGAAGGGGATGAGGCAGCGCCTCGGCATCGCCAAGGCCCTCATCAACCACCCGACGGCCATCATCCTCGACGAACCCACCGCAAATCTCGACCCCCAGGGCGTCGCAGACTACCGGAGGATCATCAGGCAGGTCGCAGACCAGGGCACCACTGTCCTGGTCTCCTCCCACATCCTCTCTGAGGTGAGCAAGGTCTGCACCTCCGCAGGCATCCTGGCCCACGGAAAACTCGTCGCACATGGTACCTGGGACGAACTCGCACACATCGGCGGCGATGAGAAGATCGTCATCCACATCGAGACGCGCACCCCCATGCCTGACCTCCAGAGCCCTGCACTCGTTGCCGCGGAGTTCGCGGAGAACCGACACCGTGCACGACTCGTTGCCACCGTCGACATCAGGGATGAACTCGCAGACACCCTTGCAAGAGCAGGAGTCGCCATCAGGAGCCTCGAAGCAGAACACCCCGACATCGAGGACGTATTCCTCTCATACTATGAGGCCGGAGAGGGAATGACATGAGGAGCGGGGGCCTCAGGGTCATCGCCGCCAAGGAATTCCGTGACCATATCAGGAGCAGGAGGTTTCACATCCTCCTCGCGATCTTCCTGGTCATCGCCGCCGTCGGACTCATCGACGGATCGATCCAGTATAACAAGCAGATCGACGAGTACAACGAAAATTTGGCCCAAGCCTCGGACGACGAGATGGTGCCCGGGTACTTCGGGTGGAAGCCCTCCATCCTCTCGGCCTTCTTCAGGATGTCCATGCTCATCGTCACCGTCGGGGTCGTCCTCGGGTGTGCGATGGGGTTTGACCTGATCTCACGAGAAAAAGAGAGTAAGTCCCTCAAGATCCTCCTCTCTCATCCGGTGTACCGCGACGAGGTGATCAATGGCAAGGCCCTCGGAGGCATCGCCGCCATCGCCCTCGCGATGGCGATCGTGCTCGCTCTCTCCTTTGCGATCCTGCTCATCTTCGGGATCGTCCCGGACCTCGACGAGAGTGTACGGATCCTGCTCTTTGGCGGGCTTTCGTTCCTGCTCATCTTCTCGTACTTCGCGATCTCGCTCTTCATGTCGACAGTCGCGAAAGACAGCAGCAACGCCCTCATCTACACCCTCATCATCTTCATCGTCCTCTCCACCCTCATCCCGGCCATCGCCACCAACGAGAGCGTGATGAACGTCGTCATCGGAGAACCCCCAGAATTCAATGGCCCTTCCGGCCCATACGCGGTCTCAAGCTCTTCGGCAGCCTCTTCGACAGGAGAGGTAGTAGACACTTCAGAGATCGACCGGGCCTGGGAAGAGTACAGGGAGAGGTCGGATGCATACTGGGAGAAGAGACGTGCCTTCACCGACGCGGTCAACCTGCTCTCTCCCTCCTACAACTATCAGCAGATGGCGATGGCCGTGACTGAACCACGGATCTCCATTGCAGTTCAGAATGTCGGCAGTTATTCTCCAGATATCTATGAAGACCTCCCTGAAAGCGGGCTTGCGATCCTCGGGAGTCTCATGGGAGTCCTTGTAAAGAACATCATCGCACTCCTCGTGATCCCTGCCGCCTTCTTCGGGCTCGCATGGGTCAGGTTCATGCGGGAGGACATTCGATGAGAACTGGTATCCTCAGAATCATCACAGGCAAGGAACTCCGCGACCAGATCAGGAGCAAGAAATTTCGAACTCTTTTTGCGATCTTGCTTATCATTGCTGTTGCCGGACTGATCGACGGGGCGACCTCGTACCAGGAGGGCCTTGAACGGTATAATGAGATGCAGGCAGCCGCTTCCGAAGGAGAAGAAGACTTATCATACAGTTATTATGAGGGGAAACCCTCGTTCCTTGGGGCTTTCAACATAATAGGTTATCTGCTCTCGACGGTCGCGGCAGTCCTCGGGATCGCAATGGGATTTGACCTCATCACTGCGGAGAAGGAGAGCAAATCCCTCAAGATCCTCCTCTCCCATCCAGTGTACCGCGATGAGGTGATCACCGGCAAGGCCCTTGGTGGCGCCGCAGCCATTGCCCTCGCGATGGGGATCATGCTCATCGTCTCCCTTGCCCTGATGCTTGTCTTCGGGATCGTCCCGAACTTCGAGGAGACGGTGAGGATTCTGCTCTTCGGCATCATCTCCTTCCTCGGAGTCTTCACCTTCTTCGCAATCGCCCTCTTCATGTCGACAGTCGCCCGAAACAGCGGGAACGCCCTCATCGGTTCGCTTGCAATCTTCATCGTCCTCGGGATCTTCCTTCCGTCCCTTGCCGGGAATGGTGCCCTGACCAATGCCCTCTTTGGCGAGCGGCCTGAACCACCCCAGACGAGTGGCCCCTCCACCTTCGCCGACGTAGAGGAACATAACCGACTCTGGGACGAGTACCAGGAGAAAAATAGAATTTACCAGATGAAAGTGCAGGGCCTTCACGACACGACAGACCTCCTCTCTCCCACAAGAAACTATATGGAGATGGTGGGGGCGGTGGCGGATCCGCGCGACACGGCGGCAATGGTATCCGGGGCTTTTTACCTGGACTGGGAAGACACCAAGGAATTTTACGCAACCCTCCCTGACAACGGGCTTGAGATATTCGTCGGACTGCTCGGGTCCCTCGCAAAGAACATCGTCGCCATGCTCGTCGTCCCCGCCGCCTTCTTTGGGTTGGCGTGGGTACGGTTCGCACGGGAGGACATTCGATGAGGACGCAGCCACTCAGGACCATCGCCGGCAAGGAGTTTTGCGATCACATCAAAAGCAGGAGGTTCCACCTCATCTTCGGGATCCTCCTGATCATCGCGATCGTCAGTCTGGCCTCGGGGATGGCCCAGTACCAGAAAGAACTGGAGATCTACAACGAGGCCTACGGGAGCGTAAGCGACGAAGCTCTTGCACATATGCCCGCCGGGATGACCCCCACGCCTCTCACGGGCTTCAACCAGATGGCGTACTTCATCGGATCGCTCGGCGCCGTCATGGGGATCGCGATGGGCTTCGACCTCGTGACCAGGGAGAAGGAGAGTAAGTCACTCAAAATGCTCCTCTCCCACCCAGTCTATAGAGACGAAGTGATCAACGGCAAGGCACTCGGTGGGGCCGCAGCCATCTTCCTCGTGATGGGGATCGTACTTGTCATCTCCTTTGCCGTTCTTCTCGTCTTCGGCGTCGTCCCGAACTTCGAAGAGACCGTCAGGGTTCTTATCTTCGGAGGGCTCTCGTTCCTGATGATCTTCTCCTTCTTTATCCTCGCCCTCTTCTTCTCGACGGTGGCGAAAGATAGTGGGAGTGCCCTTGTCTCAACGCTTATCCTCTTCATCACGCTCTCCGCGGTCACGACACTGGTCATCTCCGGTCCGGGGATCACCTTCCTCATCGGCGAACCGCCTGAGCGACCGGAATCTCCCGAATTCACATTCAGCGTCTCAACCGATTCACCCGGCATGGGAAGCAGTACGTCTATCGTCCCGGGGGATTCAGCCAGGGCGTTCGACCTGGAGGAGTACGAGGAGAAGATGGAGGATTACAGGCGCGAGTCCAGGGCATACCAGGAGAGGCGTATGGCGATCACCGACACCTTCACGATACTCTCCCCAGACCAGAACTATCAACGCCTCGCCTTTGCAGTAAACGAACCCGGCTTCGAAGCGATCTGGCAGAACCCGGGCGAGGGGCCTCCGATCGACCCCGCAACCGAACCGAAGGACGGACTCGGCATTCTCTCTGGACTCCTCGGTGCGCTTTCACAGCGGATCGTCGCCCTCTTTGTCTTTCCGGCGGCCTTCTTCGGGCTCGCGTGGGTGCGCTTTGCGCGGGAGGACATTCGATGAGGACACAGATCCTCAGGATCATCGCCGGCAAGGAGTTCCGCGACCATGTCAGGAGCAGGAGGGTTCACATCATCCTCGCGATCTTCCTGGTCATCGCCGTCGTCGGGCTCATCGACGGTTCGGTGCAGTACCAGGAACAGATCGAGAGTTACAACGAGCACCTGGCCCACACCAACGATGAGATGGGACTGCCCCACTTCTTCTGGTGGAAACCATCCATCCTCTCGGCGTTCACCCGGATGTCCGGTCTCATCGCAAGCGTCGGGATCGTCCTCGGGTGCGCGATGGGCTTCGACCTCATCTCGCGCGAGAAGGAGAGCAAGTCACTCAAACTCCTCCTCTCCCACCCGGTCTACCGCGACGAGGTGATCAACGGCAAGGCCATCGGCGGCATCGCGGCCATCGCCGCTGCGATGGGGGTCGTGCTCATCGTCTCTTTTGCGATTCTGCTCATCTTTGGCGTGGTTCCTGACTTCGACGAGAGTGCGCGTATCCTGCTCTTCGGGGTGATCTCGTTTCTGCTCGTCTTCTCGTACTTCGCGATCGCCCTCTTCATGTCGACGGTCGCGGAGAGCAGCAGCAACGCTCTTATCTACACGCTCATCATCTTCATCATCCTCTCCGTCCTCGTCCCAGCCGTCGCCACCAACCAGACGGTCCAGAAGACGATCATCGGCGAACGGCCCGAGCCGCCGGAGATATCATCCATAGACGCACCCGCACCACACTCCATCATGGTCAGGCCTATGGAGACGCCGAATATCGAGAGCAATGAGGCATGGAAGGATTACGAAGAGGAGTCCAGGGCCTACTGGGAGAAGAGACGGGCGGTCACCGACACCGTCAATCTGCTCTCACCCTCAAAAAATTATGAACAGATGACGAGGGCGGTCACTGAACCAGGCTATGCCGTATCGATGCTGAGCGACGATCCTTACACTTCAGACCGGCCCGAAGACCTCCCCCAGAGCGGGCTCGGGATCCTCATGGCGGTCATCGGAGAACTGGCACAATGTATCATCGCCCTTATCGTGATGCCAGCGGTCTTCTTCGGGCTCGCGTGGGTGAGGTTTGCACGGGAGGACATCAGGTGAGGACACAATCTATCAAAACCATAGCGGGCAAGGAGTTCCGTGACCACATCAGGAGCAAACGCTTCCACATCCTCTTCGGGATCCTGCTCGTCATCGCCCTCACTGGCCTTGTCACCGGGATGGTCCAGTACCAGAAAGACCTGAACGACTACAACCAGGCCCATGCAGATGTGAGCGAAGAAGAGATACAGGTCGGAGCCACAGACACAACACCCTCCCCCCTCACGGCCTTCAACCAGATGGGCTCTCTCATCGGTACGCTCGGCGCGGTGCTCGGGATCGCGATGGGCTTCGACCTCGTGACGAAGGAGAAGGAGAGCAAGTCGCTCAAACTCCTCCTCTCCCATCCGGTGTATAGAGACGAGGTGATCAACGGCAAGACACTCGGCGGCGCCGCGGCCATCGCTCTTGCGATGGCGATCGTGCTCATCCTCTCGCTTGCCGTCCTCCTCATCGCGGGGGTCGTCCCCTCGTTCGAGGAGAGCGTGCATATCCTCCTCTTCAGCGGACTCTCGTTCCTGATGATCTTCTCCTTCTTCGTCCTCGCCCTCTTCTTCTCGACGGTCGCGCCGAACAACGGGAGCGCCCTGGTCTCGGCGTTCATCGTCTTCATCACCCTCTCTTCGCTGACGTCGCTGATCATCTCCACCCCGGCACTCAACCTGCTCATCGGCGACTACCCCACCGGACCGCCCCGGAGTGACAGTATGTTGAGTCCTGAGGAACAGATCGAAAAAGATAGGCTGTGGGAGGAATACCGGACTCAGAAGATCGCCCACGAACAGAAGCGTCAGGCGGTCAAAGATACGCTTTCTCTCTTCTCGCCAGACAAAAATTACCAGAAACTCACCGGTGCCGTCACCGCCCCCCACGTATCAGAAGACAATCATCGGACTCTTGCCGATCTCTTCGGGATGCTTGCCGGACACATCGTCGTCTTCTTTGTCTTCCCGGCGGCCTTCTTCGGGCTGGCATGGGTGCGCTTTGCACGGGAGGATATCAGATGAGGGTCCAGACGCTCAGGACTATCGCGGGCAAGGAGTTCCGCGACCATGTCAGGAGCAGACGGTTCCTCGCGCTCCTTGCCGTCATCCTGATCATCACCGGGACGGGAACATTCTCAGGCATGGTCCAGTTCCATAAGAGCCTCGATAGATACCACGACGCACTGACTGTCGTCTCCGGGGAGGACGAGCCCTTCGGTACATCGACCTCCTCAAAACCCTCGATCATGTGGGTCTTCCATATGATCGAGATGACGACGGCGACTCTCAGCGCCTTCATGGGGATCGCAATGGGTTTCGATCTCGTGACCCGTGAAAAAGAGAGTAAATCGCTGAAGATCCTCCTCTCCAACCCGATCTACCGCGACGAGGTGATCACCGGCAAGGCACTCGGCGGGGTCGCGGCCATCGCCCTCGCCGTCGCGATCGCCCTCGGGGTGAGCTGCGCCGTCCTGCTCATCGGGGGGATCGTCCTCAGCCCAACCCAGATGATACGAACGCTTATCTTCGGCCTCTTCACCGTCCTCTTCATCGCCACCTTCTTCATGATCGCCCTCTTCTTCTCGACGATCGCATCGGAGAGCGGTACCGCCTTCATAGCCTCTGTCCTCGTCCTCGTCCTCATCGCCGTCATCCTCCCCTTCTTCGCCTACAATCCCATGGTTCTTGATGCCGTCCTCGGCGAACCGCCGGAATGTCCCGAAGAAGCCTATTCAACGGATATCTCATATGAAGAGAGTCTTGCTCTCCTCGATGAGTATGATGCAGAGAATGAGGCCTACTGGAACACACGCAACACCCTGATCACCGCGGCGATGATCTCCTCGCCCGCGTGGATCTATAATGCGGCCACCGCTGCGGTGACGGCACTTCCTCCCGCCGACGACGGCGTGCAGGACTATAGTCCCGGAACCATCCTCTCGACCCTCCTGAACTCCTGGTATATCTTCGCCGCCCTCGTCGCCATGCTCGTCATGCCCGCGTTCTTCTTCGGGCTCGCGTGGGTAAAATTCGCGCGGATGGACCTGCGGTAAGGGGCACATCTCCCCCATTTTTATCATCGGTTGATAATATTTCACCCGTCCGGGTCACCTCTTTGCCCCTGCAGGACCAACGCTGTCTCTTCAGCAGGTCCTGATACCATGGCATGGTCAATGGAACGGAAATACGCCCTCCTCGCAGGGCTTTACATCGCAGCGCTCGTCGCCGCCAACCTCATCGGGAACAAGGTCGCCGTCATCGGGGGGGTCGTGGTCTCGGTGGCGATCTTCTCCTACCCGGTCACCTTCCTGGTCACCGACATCGTTGCCGAAGTCTTCGGAAAGAAGAAGACCACCGATCTCGTCGTCGCCGGCGTGGCCTCCCTCGTCTTCGTCCTCCTCCTCACGGCCCTCTCGGTGACCCTCCCCCCGGCCGATCGCTTCCCGTACAATGAAGCGTACATCGACATCTTCGGGATGTCGACGCGGATTCTCATCGCGAGCATCATCTGCTTTGCCGCCAGCCAGACCCACGACATCTGGGCCTTCCACTTCTGGAAGGAGAAGACCCACGGGAAGCACCTCTGGCTCAGGAACAACCTCTCGACGATGGGCAGCCAGCTCATCGATTCCTTCGCCTTCATGTTCATCGCTTTCTACGGGGCGGCGCCGGAGTACACCCTCGGCTTCGTCATCTCCATCACCATCCCGTACTGGCTGGTGAAGGTCGCGGTGGCGGCCGCGGACACGCCGTTCTGTTATCTTGGCGTGCGGTGGATGCGGGGGGAAGAGAGACCCGAATCTACCCCCTGAAACAAAAAAACCAATTTATCGGCCTACAAGAAGGGTGCAGAAATAAAATATATGAGCCCTGAAGGACTCAACCCCTTCTTTCCTTCTTCTGCACCGCCCGCGCGATCGCCACCGCAGCGATCGGAACGAAGAGCACCAGAACCCACCCGAAGGCGTTGGCCCAGAGCGGATAGCCTCCGTACGGTTCGGCAAGTCCCTTCACCAGGCTGAAACCCAGCGCGGTGAAGAGGAGGACCGGAGCGACGTACCTGATGCAGAGATCCCACCAGCGCCCGACGACGATCTCAGAGTTGGCGTTGATGAACCGCCGCATCAAGTCGGCGCCATAGAGGTGGCCGACCGCCACCGCCTCCAGGGCCCCGACCAAGACGAGGGCGAAGAAGGAGAGGTAGTGGTCGACGATATCCAGCCACTGGTATCCTGAACTGGTAGCAAAGAAGAGGCCGAGGAGGAAGCCCGAGATACAGACCGCCGGGACAACGAGGCGGCGCGGCAGGTTGGTCTGGTCAATGACGGCGCGGTTCACCGCCTCGATCGTCGCAAAGGCCGAGGCGATCCCGAGCGCGAGGAGCATGAAGAAGAAGAGCACCCCGAAGACCGGTGCGCCGAAGGGCAGAAGCTGGATCGCCGCCGGATAGGTGACGAAGGCCAGTTCGATCCCGCCCCGCACCACCTCGGTGACCGGGACTCCGGCCTGATGCGCCATATAGCCGAGGGTGGAGAAGACCGCAAGTCCGGCGACGATGGAGGTGACACTGTTGGCGACCGCGATGATCACGGCGTTCTTCCCGATATCACTTTTATCAGGCAGGTAACTCGCGTACGCGATCATCACGCCCCACCCCAGCGAGAGGGTGAAGAAGATCTGGCCGTAGGCGGCAAGCCAGACCTGCGGGTCGAGGAGGACCGAGAAGTCGGGGGTGAGGTAGTAGGCGATCCCGTCCATCGCCCCTGGGAGCGTGATCCCTCGCACCACAAAGAGGAGGATGAGGAGCCATGGCAGGACGACGGTGACATAGGCCATCTTCTCCACCGACCTGACCCCCCTGATCACGGCGACATAGATCCAGAGCCAGGCGACGGCCGCCCCTGCAACGATGAGCCAATTAACATCGCCGAGGATACCCCTGCTCTCTGAGAGACCGAGGAAGTCGCCGAAGAAAAAGGCCTCGGGGTCGCCTGCATACGCAAGCGTGGTCGAGAAGACGGTGTAGTCCGCGGCCCATGCCAGGATGGTGCAGTAGTAGGTCATCGTCAGGAAACCGACCAGCACCGCCATCCACCCGATCCACTCCCAGCGTTCGCCCAGGAGTTTCCGGAAGGAGAGGGGAGCTCCGGCCTTCGCCTTATACCCGAGTCCGAACTCCATGATCAGGAGAGGGATCCCGGCGGTTGCGAGGGCGACGGTATAGGGGATGAGAAAGGCACCACCGCCATTCGAGTAGGCCATGTACGGGAAGCGCCAGACATTGCCGATCCCGATCGCCGCCCCGATGGCAGCGAGGATGAATGCCAGGCGCGAACTCCAGAATGCCTTTTCATTCACGGTAATCCAGATAACGTTGACCTGAGGTCTAAAATAATTATAGAATAAAAGAAGAGCAGGTTCGAACGGGATTTTCTATAATTTCTATACGTGGCTGGCGGCCCTGTGTCCAGGCCCCCGTAGATTGAATGCACTCTATGACGCTAAGCCAATAGGTGTCTGAACAATTCAATCTCTCACATTCATCAGCATCTGTGCATCCTAACATCAATTGATTCCGAAAATAGTGAGAGCAAGAAAAAATAGCACTTTAGAAATCCTTTTGATGCCTTCCCGGCGCGATCGATCCGGGAAGGCAAGAGATTCACACTCATGTTCGGGATAAGGCGAGGGTTTCTACAGAGCTAAAAAATAGAATTCTAAAGAGAATCAACTCAGATCACCCCATTTCTGCGTATCCAGCCCGAGATGATAAATCAATGTTATCTGTAGAGAGAACCAGATGCAAAGGTGCATCTGGTGATGCAGAATTCTCTTTCGATTTCAGCGATTCAATCAAGATGATCTCCTCAGGAAGAACGATCATTCCAGAAACCTGGTCATCCTTTATTTCAAAATATGAACTCGAATTAATCTCGTCTCCAATCTCGCCGACATATGACAGAGCCCCGTCACTTTTTTCAGGACCCATCTTATCAAGCGTCATTTCATATTCGTCTCCATGAATTGTGATTTCCACGGCATTTGTTTTCTCTGAATCCAGATTGAAACTCCCAAATCGAACAAGATCATATCTCTCAATTGTTTCTGGCATTCCGTCGAGATCGTACGTATCAGCAATTTTCGCGGGGATTTCGTCATCTCGAGACATATTGGTCAGTACGATCTCTGTTGCCCCTTCCCATTCAAAAATTGGATGCGAAATCATTTTTTCTTCGTTCTGACCCTGCACACCATTCTGAGTCGCATCATTATCCGATTCATTCCCGATACAACCACCAATAATGATGGAAAAAACAATCAGAAGCGCGAACCATAATTGAGGGCGTAATTTATGCATGGATATTTTTCAAACACAGAATACTATATCTTTTATGTTTTGATCAAGAATCCATTCATCGCACCCATAAAATCACTCTACAAAGTCATTCATGAAAAAAGAGAGTGAAGCATTTATGATAGTCGTCCTCAAGGACCACAATTACAATTTTGCCGCGTGGTACGCGTCGTACATTCCATAGATCCAGATGACAAGGTAGAGGGGGATCCCGATCAGGAGGGCCATCAGAAGTGTGGAGATCACCGCGAGGACAAAGAGTCCGATCGCCTTCAGGAACTGACCGGTGTAGAACTGGCCGAGTCCCGGGATCAGGAAAGAGAGTATAAGGGCTAAAATTGGCGATGCCATCCATAAAAATAGACATTCCCGGTAAAAATACTTCATCCGACCCCTGGCGAAAATTACAACTACCGTGGAGTACATCCCCGTGCGAGGGGGATGCGAGAGGTCATCAGGGCGGAGAACCTGGAAAAACGGTTCGACGATTTTGTCGCCGTGAAGGAAGTCGACTTTTCTGTCGCCGAAGGTGAAGCCTTCGGCTTCCTGGGTCCCAACGGTGCCGGCAAAACGACGACGATGCGCATGGTGCAGTGCGTCTCGCCCAGGAGTGCGGGGTATCTCGAAGTCCTGGGAATGGACCCGACCACTCACGCGCGCGAGATCAAGGCCCTCCTCGGGGTCGTCCCCCAGGAAGACAATCTCGATCCCGAATTGACGGGTTATGAGAACCTCCGCACCTATGCCCGCTACTTCGGGGTCGCAAAGGACGTGGCTGAGGAGCGGATCGCCAGGCTCCTTGCGTTTGTAGAGATGGAGAAGAAAAAAGACGTCATCATCGAACATCTCTCTGGCGGGATGAAACGGCGACTGGTCCTGGCTCGCGCCCTGGTCAACGACCCCAGGATCCTTGTCCTCGACGAGCCGACCACCGGCCTCGACCCACAGGCCAGACACCTGATCTGGGATCAACTCCAGGGGCTCCAGGCCGAAGGAAGAACGATCGTCCTCACCACCCACTATATGGAAGAGGCGGAACGGCTCTGCGACCGCCTCGTCATCATGGACCACGGCGGAGTCCTCGTCGAAGGATCTCCAGCCGATCT contains:
- a CDS encoding ABC transporter ATP-binding protein; its protein translation is MIRCEHLCKVYNGVPAVDDLCLEVPEGEVFGLLGPNGAGKSTTILMLTGLIEPTSGACYIDDLEVATHPIEVKKKIGYMPEDVGFYPTLTAEENLEYSAKLYGMGKERKERIKELLELVGLEKVTKEVGGFSKGMRQRLGIAKALINHPTAIILDEPTANLDPQGVADYRRIIRQVADQGTTVLVSSHILSEVSKVCTSAGILAHGKLVAHGTWDELAHIGGDEKIVIHIETRTPMPDLQSPALVAAEFAENRHRARLVATVDIRDELADTLARAGVAIRSLEAEHPDIEDVFLSYYEAGEGMT
- a CDS encoding ABC transporter permease, which codes for MRSGGLRVIAAKEFRDHIRSRRFHILLAIFLVIAAVGLIDGSIQYNKQIDEYNENLAQASDDEMVPGYFGWKPSILSAFFRMSMLIVTVGVVLGCAMGFDLISREKESKSLKILLSHPVYRDEVINGKALGGIAAIALAMAIVLALSFAILLIFGIVPDLDESVRILLFGGLSFLLIFSYFAISLFMSTVAKDSSNALIYTLIIFIVLSTLIPAIATNESVMNVVIGEPPEFNGPSGPYAVSSSSAASSTGEVVDTSEIDRAWEEYRERSDAYWEKRRAFTDAVNLLSPSYNYQQMAMAVTEPRISIAVQNVGSYSPDIYEDLPESGLAILGSLMGVLVKNIIALLVIPAAFFGLAWVRFMREDIR
- a CDS encoding ABC transporter permease subunit: MRTGILRIITGKELRDQIRSKKFRTLFAILLIIAVAGLIDGATSYQEGLERYNEMQAAASEGEEDLSYSYYEGKPSFLGAFNIIGYLLSTVAAVLGIAMGFDLITAEKESKSLKILLSHPVYRDEVITGKALGGAAAIALAMGIMLIVSLALMLVFGIVPNFEETVRILLFGIISFLGVFTFFAIALFMSTVARNSGNALIGSLAIFIVLGIFLPSLAGNGALTNALFGERPEPPQTSGPSTFADVEEHNRLWDEYQEKNRIYQMKVQGLHDTTDLLSPTRNYMEMVGAVADPRDTAAMVSGAFYLDWEDTKEFYATLPDNGLEIFVGLLGSLAKNIVAMLVVPAAFFGLAWVRFAREDIR
- a CDS encoding ABC transporter permease, which encodes MRTQPLRTIAGKEFCDHIKSRRFHLIFGILLIIAIVSLASGMAQYQKELEIYNEAYGSVSDEALAHMPAGMTPTPLTGFNQMAYFIGSLGAVMGIAMGFDLVTREKESKSLKMLLSHPVYRDEVINGKALGGAAAIFLVMGIVLVISFAVLLVFGVVPNFEETVRVLIFGGLSFLMIFSFFILALFFSTVAKDSGSALVSTLILFITLSAVTTLVISGPGITFLIGEPPERPESPEFTFSVSTDSPGMGSSTSIVPGDSARAFDLEEYEEKMEDYRRESRAYQERRMAITDTFTILSPDQNYQRLAFAVNEPGFEAIWQNPGEGPPIDPATEPKDGLGILSGLLGALSQRIVALFVFPAAFFGLAWVRFAREDIR
- a CDS encoding ABC transporter permease — encoded protein: MRTQILRIIAGKEFRDHVRSRRVHIILAIFLVIAVVGLIDGSVQYQEQIESYNEHLAHTNDEMGLPHFFWWKPSILSAFTRMSGLIASVGIVLGCAMGFDLISREKESKSLKLLLSHPVYRDEVINGKAIGGIAAIAAAMGVVLIVSFAILLIFGVVPDFDESARILLFGVISFLLVFSYFAIALFMSTVAESSSNALIYTLIIFIILSVLVPAVATNQTVQKTIIGERPEPPEISSIDAPAPHSIMVRPMETPNIESNEAWKDYEEESRAYWEKRRAVTDTVNLLSPSKNYEQMTRAVTEPGYAVSMLSDDPYTSDRPEDLPQSGLGILMAVIGELAQCIIALIVMPAVFFGLAWVRFAREDIR
- a CDS encoding ABC transporter permease; the encoded protein is MRTQSIKTIAGKEFRDHIRSKRFHILFGILLVIALTGLVTGMVQYQKDLNDYNQAHADVSEEEIQVGATDTTPSPLTAFNQMGSLIGTLGAVLGIAMGFDLVTKEKESKSLKLLLSHPVYRDEVINGKTLGGAAAIALAMAIVLILSLAVLLIAGVVPSFEESVHILLFSGLSFLMIFSFFVLALFFSTVAPNNGSALVSAFIVFITLSSLTSLIISTPALNLLIGDYPTGPPRSDSMLSPEEQIEKDRLWEEYRTQKIAHEQKRQAVKDTLSLFSPDKNYQKLTGAVTAPHVSEDNHRTLADLFGMLAGHIVVFFVFPAAFFGLAWVRFAREDIR
- a CDS encoding ABC transporter permease produces the protein MRVQTLRTIAGKEFRDHVRSRRFLALLAVILIITGTGTFSGMVQFHKSLDRYHDALTVVSGEDEPFGTSTSSKPSIMWVFHMIEMTTATLSAFMGIAMGFDLVTREKESKSLKILLSNPIYRDEVITGKALGGVAAIALAVAIALGVSCAVLLIGGIVLSPTQMIRTLIFGLFTVLFIATFFMIALFFSTIASESGTAFIASVLVLVLIAVILPFFAYNPMVLDAVLGEPPECPEEAYSTDISYEESLALLDEYDAENEAYWNTRNTLITAAMISSPAWIYNAATAAVTALPPADDGVQDYSPGTILSTLLNSWYIFAALVAMLVMPAFFFGLAWVKFARMDLR
- a CDS encoding queuosine precursor transporter, which translates into the protein MAWSMERKYALLAGLYIAALVAANLIGNKVAVIGGVVVSVAIFSYPVTFLVTDIVAEVFGKKKTTDLVVAGVASLVFVLLLTALSVTLPPADRFPYNEAYIDIFGMSTRILIASIICFAASQTHDIWAFHFWKEKTHGKHLWLRNNLSTMGSQLIDSFAFMFIAFYGAAPEYTLGFVISITIPYWLVKVAVAAADTPFCYLGVRWMRGEERPESTP
- a CDS encoding sodium-dependent transporter, which codes for MNEKAFWSSRLAFILAAIGAAIGIGNVWRFPYMAYSNGGGAFLIPYTVALATAGIPLLIMEFGLGYKAKAGAPLSFRKLLGERWEWIGWMAVLVGFLTMTYYCTILAWAADYTVFSTTLAYAGDPEAFFFGDFLGLSESRGILGDVNWLIVAGAAVAWLWIYVAVIRGVRSVEKMAYVTVVLPWLLILLFVVRGITLPGAMDGIAYYLTPDFSVLLDPQVWLAAYGQIFFTLSLGWGVMIAYASYLPDKSDIGKNAVIIAVANSVTSIVAGLAVFSTLGYMAHQAGVPVTEVVRGGIELAFVTYPAAIQLLPFGAPVFGVLFFFMLLALGIASAFATIEAVNRAVIDQTNLPRRLVVPAVCISGFLLGLFFATSSGYQWLDIVDHYLSFFALVLVGALEAVAVGHLYGADLMRRFINANSEIVVGRWWDLCIRYVAPVLLFTALGFSLVKGLAEPYGGYPLWANAFGWVLVLFVPIAAVAIARAVQKKERRG
- a CDS encoding DUF5683 domain-containing protein, whose amino-acid sequence is MASPILALILSFLIPGLGQFYTGQFLKAIGLFVLAVISTLLMALLIGIPLYLVIWIYGMYDAYHAAKL
- a CDS encoding ABC transporter ATP-binding protein, with product MREVIRAENLEKRFDDFVAVKEVDFSVAEGEAFGFLGPNGAGKTTTMRMVQCVSPRSAGYLEVLGMDPTTHAREIKALLGVVPQEDNLDPELTGYENLRTYARYFGVAKDVAEERIARLLAFVEMEKKKDVIIEHLSGGMKRRLVLARALVNDPRILVLDEPTTGLDPQARHLIWDQLQGLQAEGRTIVLTTHYMEEAERLCDRLVIMDHGGVLVEGSPADLIDQTIGRHLLEAEAVPAVLSCLDRHGVEYDLVGRLVLVPTDDPARMTSTLLQECGSIRLATRPTTLEDVFLKLTGRRLRE